One part of the Thermogemmatispora onikobensis genome encodes these proteins:
- a CDS encoding helix-turn-helix domain-containing protein: protein MQSALSIEAPPELLRLLAHDVRWRLLWLLARSDHRGKELARLLDLPQNLVSYHLQQLIHHGLVRERASSADERVRYYSVNLEQLCQAYWRAGGYLHPLLRGGTETAAVGKGLAANSTGLQPASPLNVLVLCTHNSARSQLAEGWLRQLSQGRIRPVSAGNQPQAVHPLAIRAGALLGLDISHQRSRSLAEALTEAAGQPFAYVITVCDRMRERCPVFAAPTQMLHWSIPDPLEAEGSEEERLALFLTVAQELRQRVQAFLHLVAAQEQQPGRVRP, encoded by the coding sequence ATGCAGTCGGCCCTGAGCATCGAAGCGCCGCCGGAGCTCTTAAGACTGCTCGCACACGACGTACGCTGGCGCCTCCTCTGGCTGCTGGCGCGCAGTGATCATCGCGGCAAAGAGCTGGCCAGGTTGCTAGACCTGCCGCAAAACCTCGTCTCGTATCATCTTCAGCAGTTGATCCATCACGGATTGGTCAGGGAACGAGCCAGTAGCGCAGATGAGCGGGTCCGCTACTATAGCGTCAATCTGGAGCAGCTCTGCCAGGCCTACTGGCGTGCAGGAGGGTATCTGCATCCGCTCTTACGCGGGGGGACCGAGACGGCTGCTGTCGGCAAGGGGCTGGCTGCCAACAGCACTGGCCTGCAGCCAGCCAGCCCCTTGAACGTCCTTGTGCTCTGCACACACAATAGTGCCCGTTCTCAGCTTGCTGAAGGCTGGCTTCGTCAGTTGAGCCAGGGACGAATCCGACCTGTGAGCGCTGGCAATCAGCCCCAAGCGGTGCATCCGCTGGCCATACGTGCTGGCGCGCTTCTGGGCCTGGATATCAGTCACCAACGCAGTCGTTCGCTGGCAGAAGCTCTGACGGAGGCAGCAGGGCAGCCGTTTGCTTACGTGATCACGGTCTGTGATCGCATGCGGGAACGTTGTCCTGTCTTTGCTGCTCCTACTCAGATGCTGCATTGGAGTATTCCTGATCCACTTGAAGCGGAGGGCAGTGAGGAAGAGAGGCTGGCGCTGTTTCTCACGGTGGCGCAGGAGCTCCGGCAACGCGTGCAAGCCTTTCTACACCTGGTTGCTGCGCAGGAGCAGCAGCCAGGTCGGGTTAGACCCTGA